The Candidatus Eisenbacteria bacterium sequence GACAAGCATGTTGAAAAACAGGTGGAAAAAGCCGCCGTGAAGGAACATGTAGGTCACAAACTGCCAAAGCCAGAATTTTCCTACCGCGAGCGACGGCACAAGACCGAGATAGCCGAGAAAGCGATTGAGGAAGAGAATCTGAAGGACAAACACCACAACGTTGATGATCACCAGCTTCGTGGTCACCGAGGCGGTTCGACCGCCAAAGAGGACGGATCTTGTGGAATAGTATGACAACGCGCTACCACCCTTCTCAAAAGGACGTAATCGAAAGACTAAGTCTAACCGATTCGGCAGAAGGGTACAACGCGATTTGCGGGAGGAAACTGCCGCTTGTTCGCGGCGCGGTCCCGGGACACAGGAATTAGGGCGTTCCCATGTCCCCGGTACGTGGGAAAAAATGATGGTTGACAATTATGTTAGGCCGGGGTAGTATCGTTCCGATAACTGTAGTCAGGGGTTGCTCGCAGCCGCGAGAGCTTTTCCGGACCCAAAGACTACGTGCGTCTCAAGAGATTTTTTCACACGAAATGGCTAGTAACTATTGGAGGTGGCAAGGAAAATCGATCGATTCATCTGAAACACGTTTCTGAACACAGTTCTGAATGCAATTCTCTGGAGAGTAGTAATGTTGCCATTTGATCGGTTCAAATTGCTATTTTGCTTCTCCCTCCGAGACATACATTATTGAACTGAAGAGACACTCAAGAACAGGAGACTAGAATGCAAGGTAGCAAACTTTATGTAGGGAATCTCGGTTACACCGTAACCAATAGTGAACTTGAACAGCTGTTTGCCACTTACGGTACAGTGAAGCAAGTCAACGTCATCGAAGGCAAGGGATTTGGATTCGTCGAGATGTCCAGCGTCGCCGACGCCGAGAAGGCGAAGGAAGCTCTGGATTCCACCGAGTTCAAGGGCCGCAATCTGAAGGTTGACGAGGCGAAGCCGCCGAAGCCTAGGGAGTCGAGAGGCTATTCGCGATACTAGAGTCGATTGGAGATAATTCCTAGCCAGCACCAGTAGGCTAGCCATTTTCGTGTGATAATCGATGAGGGGGAGATCAAGAGATTTCCCCCGATTCGTTTTCAGGCCCGGCTTAGCTAACCATAAGGTGCACAAGGCCGTATGCAGTAACAATCAAGCAAAGCAGAATTCGTTCAAAGCGCGTAGGTCTCGTCGTGCCACCGTACAGAGAAATCAGATTGATGTGTCCTCGTTCTTCGTATAGCATAGCTCCATCAGACATGGAGAAATCGCGAAATCGCTCAGACTCGAGTGGAGATGGACATGGCTAGCAGCAATTATTCCGTCGTGGTTGGAACTGGCAGTTACATCCCTCCAAGAAGGGTGCTCAACAACGATTTTCTGCAGCATCAATTTTGTGACTCGCAAGGGATATTGCTCGACCGACCCAACGAGGAGATTGTAAGAAAGTTTGAACAGATCACCGGTATCACCGAGCGAAGGTACGCTACGGACGACCTGGTCACTTCCGACATTGCTCTGTATGCAGCGGTGGACGCCCTCGGATCATCAGGAATCGACAAGGAAACCCTGGACTACATTATTCTGGCTCACAATTTCGGGGATGTGAGGGCGAACAACAGAAGAACCGATCTCGTCCCAAGTCTTGCCGCACGTGTGAAGCAGAAACTGGAAATCCGAAACCCCAAGACGGTGGCTTACGATCTGCCTTTTGGCTGCCCCGGCTGGCTCCAGGGGATGATTCAGTCCGATTATTATCTGAAGTCCGGTGATGCAAAGAGAATTCTCGTGATAGGAGCGGAGATTCTTTCGAGGGTCTCGGACCCTCACGACATAGATAGCATGATATACGCTGACGGAGCGGGAGCAACAATCCTGGAGGCAACGCAGAGTAGCGAACCCGTTGGAATACTCTCTCATGCTGCGAGATCCGATACCCATCACGCGTATCTGCTTTACATGGGCGGGTCAAACAAGCGCGACGGTGGAGGTAACGAGTTGTTCTTGAAGATGCATGGTCACAAGCTGTACGAGTACGCTCTGGGAACGGTGCCCGGAGTCGTGAAGGAGAGCCTCGACAAAGCAGGGTTATCGTTGAGCAACGTAAGTAAGGTTCTGTTACACCAGGCGAATGCGAAGATGGATGAAGCGATCTTGAAGCGTCTGTTCAGATTGTATGGAGAGGAGAGGGTCGCGCATCATATTATGCCCATGACAATATCCTGGCTTGGAAACAGCTCTGTGGCCACCATGCCCACGTTGCTCGATCTACTGCTCAAGGGAAGGATTGAAGACCATGGATTGGCAAGGGGAGACAACGTCGTCTTTGCGGCCGTCGGAGCAGGTATGAACATAAACTCGCTTGTGTACAGAATGCCATGATGCCAGTCGATAAGATCGGGTAGGTGCGCCTACCCGACTGCGAGCCCGATTCCCACAACCAGCAGCGCCGCCGCGAAAAGCCTTATGATGAGCGCGCTCTTGAGCCTCCGCGACAAAGCCGCGCCCACTTGCGCGCCGACAATCGCACCCACGCCAATGAAAACACCCGCGGAGTAGACGGTGTGCTGATAAAATCCGTGGAAAGCCACTCCTGCCAGCGACGAGATCAGTAGCACAAAAAAGGAAGTGGCCGTGGCCACGTGTGCCGGAAAGCCGAAGAGGTAGACAAGGACTGGCACGTATACGATTCCCCCACCCACGCCAAACAGGGCGGACACGATGCCCGCGAAGAAACTCAGCAACAAACCGGTCTTCATGCTGAAGGCATATTCGTGCACCTTGCCGGACGAATCGACCAGTCGACGTCGCGTCCTACCTGTTCTGTGAGAATCATCCGAACGGGAAGGTCCGGAAGTGCGATCGGGTCTTATCATCAGAAATACGGACGAAGCGACGAGGATGAGGCCGAAGACAATTTTGAAAGGGTCGTTAGTCAAGACTCGCGAGATCTCAACCCCGACCAGAGAACCAGGGACGCTGGCAAGCCCAAAACGCCAGCCCGTGGCTACGTCAATTCGTTTCTGCCTGTAATAGGAAATGTTGCCCGAAGCCGCATTTGCGAAAACCACGACGAGAGAGGTGGCAGCGGCCTGCTGTGGCGAGAATCTCGCTGCGAGCACAAGAGCCGGCACGACAAGAAACCCCCCACCCAGGCCGACTATGGTGCCGTAGCATCCGACCAGAAGCCCAAAGGTAGCGTATTGCCAAAATTGAAACTCAATCATGTTCAGTCAATCTATCAGAAAAACTTTCTTGCACAAGGCATTTGTCGTGAATTATGGTGTGGTGCGGCGTGGGGCGGACCGAGTGCAGGGGCGTCACAGGCAGAGAGCTGGACCGCCATACCGTACAAACGGTTCATCAAGCTGATCGAAGAGTTGTGATTTCTGCGACAACAGAACCGCGACGCGGACTAGCCTGACGTCACGAGGATTTTCTCTATCTTCTCGAGTGCCCAGTCGAGCTCGTCTCTAGTGATTACGAGTGGCGGGGCAAACCTGATCACCTGCCCGTGAGTCTCCTTTGCAAGGATGCCCTCCTGCATGAGAGCCTCGCAGAAACGCCGCGCCGACCCGCTGGACTCCTGCACGTACACCCCTATCAGGAGCCCCCTGCCCCTGATCTCTTTCACGTGGCGTGACTTCATCGCCGCGAGCCTGTCCTTGAAGTACGCACCCAGTTCAGCCGCGTTCTCGGAAAGCCTCTCGTTCAGAATCACATTGATGGAGGCGACTCCCACCGCACAGGCCAGAGGGTTTCCTCCGAAAGTGCTCCCGTGGTCTCCCGGAGTGAACACCCCCATTATTCTGTCCGACGCCAGGATGGCCGAGACAGGATAGCATCCGCCACCCAATGCCTTGCCCACTATCAAGATGTCGGGTTTGACGTTTTCGTATTCGTGACAGAAAAGCCTGCCCGTCCTACCGAGGCCGGTCTGAATCTCGTCGAGCATGAGGAGCACGTTGTGCTTGCGGCAAATCTCCCGCATCCTGGCAAGATAGCCTTCTCTCGGAACGATTATCCCCGCTTCTCCCTGGATGGGCTCGACCAGAAAACCGACGGTGTTGGGGGTAATCGCTTTCTCCAAGGCCTCCGGATCGTCATACGGAATCAACTTGAAACCTGGAGTGAACGGACCGAACCCATCTCGATACTGGGCTTCGGAGGAGAAGCCTATGACCGTGGTCGTCCTTCCGTGAAAATTATTCTCACAAACGACGATCTCGGCTTTCTCCTCAGGAACCCGCTTCACTTTGTAGCCCCACTTCCTCGCCGCCTTGATGGCGGTCTCGACTGCCTCAGCGCCGGTGTTCATTAGGAGTACTTTCTCCTGACCGGAGATTCTGCAGACCAGTTCACAGAAGAGCCCGAACAGATCGTTGTGAAAGGCGCGGGAAGTCAGCGTAAGCTTCCCGGCCTGGTCAACCAGCGCCCCGACTATTCTTGGGTGCCGATGCCCTTGGTTTAGGGCGGAATAAGAACTCAGCATGTCGAGGTACTTCTTACCGTCCGTGTCCCATACCCAGACTCCCTCGGCCCTCGATATCACGACAGGCAGCGGATGATAGTTGTGAGCTGAAAACTTGTTCGCAAGATCAATCAGACGCGAAGTGTCGGTCATCGTCAGAATTCTCCTCTTTTCAGGAACGACACAACCGCACGGAATCCCGATCGATACGGGAAGCAGGTGCGGACTCATCCCGTATATGGTCGCAATTTTCCTCAACGGAGTCAAGCCACTCGGCAAGTTGCGAACGTAACCGCCCACGCCTGGCCCGTGGCAGGCCGGCCGCCCCCGCGATCGCGCCAGGACGCGGCGCAAGACACGACACACGCTTCTCGGCGCTTAGTCCTTGACCGGAGGCCCCAGAAATGGCATAATTACTTAGTACAGGACAAGGTTTTGCGGCGGAGCGTGTATGAAATTTGAACTCAAACTTGGACTGAGATTCACACCCATCGTCTGTGCTTGCATTCTGCTTGTTCTCGGAGCCGCGGAGTCTTTCGCAGCAGGATCTTCCTCGCGGGACGAATCCTCCTTTCCGTCTCAGACGGAGTCTTTCCCTCCTTCACTGGGTGTCTCACCGGACGGTACAGTCACCCTCTGGGTGTTCTTGAAGGACAAGGGCCCATCCAGCGGCACGGCACAGGCGGTGAGCGAACTCGCAAAGCGTTTTTCTCCCAGGGCTCTCGCCCGAAGAGCGAAGGTGCGAAGCGGCCTCCTCGTCGACTCGCGAGATCTTCCGGTCTCCGCCGGATACGTTCAATCTCTTCGAGACCTGGGCTTTCAGGTCAGAGCCACCTCTAAATGGCTCAACGCAGTGAGCGTCAAATGCAAGACCGGCGATCGAGGCTTTCTCTTGGGCCTTCCTTTCGTGAAAAAAGTCCAGCGCGTTGCGTCATTCCCGAAGAGGGAGATTCCGTTTGAACCAATCCCGGCAATGCCGACCGGCACCGATCTCTCCGGGAGATCGACCACCGGCGGTCCCATCCAGTCCAGCACGGCGCCCGGCGACACATCTTTCTACGGACCGACGTGGAAACAGCTCGATCTCATCCAGGTTCCCGCCCTGCACCAAGAGGGTTTCACCGGCGAGGGCATGTTCATCGGCGTGCTCGACACGGGTTTCAATCTTCTCCATCAGGCTCTCAAAAATGCGACGGTTGTCGCGCAGTGGGATTTCATCAACTGGGACAGCGTCACCGCCAATGAACCAGGGCAGGACTCGTCCGACCAGCACAATCACGGTACGATGATCCTCGGCATAATCGGAGGCAACAAACCTGGGGTTTACATGGGAGCGGCCTACGGCGCGGAATTCGCGCTCGCCAAGACGGAGTACGAGCCTTCCGAGACTCCCGTCGAGGAAGATTACTGGGTCGCGGGGTTGGAATGGCTGGACAGCCTCGGCGTTGATCTTGTCACGAGTTCTCTAGGCTACATAGACTGGTACGCGTACAGCGACATGGACGGCAACACGGCGGTCACTACTGTCGCTGCGGACATGGCGGTGGCAAACGGCTTGAGCATTTTCAGCGCAAACGGCAACGGAGGGTTGACTTCTTATCCTTACATGATCGCCCCCGCGGACGGAGACAGCGTCATGTCAATAGGCGCGGTTGACTCCCTCGGTGTGCTGTGGCCGCAGAGCTCGCGAGGCCCTACGTATGATGGACGCATAAAGCCCGAAATCGTTACCCAGGGTAAGTCGGTGTGGTGCGTCAATCCGAACGACAGCACGGGCTACGGCAGGGCGAACGGAACCTCATGCGCGACACCTCTCGCCGCCGGCGCGTGCGCATTGGTCCTCGAGAAAAACCCGACATGGGATCCGATCACGCTTCGAGAGGCCGTTCGTTCTACGGCGACAAACGCGAGCTCGCCCGACACGGCAATCGGCTGGGGAATCCTCCAGGCTCAGTATGCCTCTGACTATGAAATCATTTCCGTGGCCGATGATCGAACCGTCCAGGCCGGAGCCGCGGGCGTCGCGATAAACGTTAAGAGCGTGCCCAATCCGTTTAATCCAATCACTGCCATCGAGGTCGAGCTTCAGACTCCCGAACGTGATGATGCGGGCTCGAAGAAGACCTCTCAGGAAACCTCTGAAGCGTCCACTGATGCCACCGGCGTCGCGGTGGGATCCCTTGACGTCACAGCGAGCATCTTTGACGTCGCGGGCAGATGCCTGAGAGATTTCGGCAAGTTAAGATTCGAGGGCAACGTCTGTACGGTCATGTGGAACGGAACTGACGGCTCAGGGAAATCGTTGCCGTCCGGGGTCTATTTCTTCGCGGTGTCGGCGGGCGAGGTTTCGGAGACGAGAAAACTCGTTCTTCTACGCTAGTCGTCAATAGAAAATCGCCAGGCGCACCACGTGTGGGGAGGATGCTCGTCCGGAGGACAAACCACACATTCGGTCTTGATTCTGGGGTCTATCGTAGAAGCGAATTCGGAATACTCGACGATTCCGATCCCCTTGCACGGAAAATCCGGCAGCCCCTTCCTCTTTCTCGCCTCCTGGACCCTGCAACTCTTCATCCTGAAGACGCAATCTCTTTCTGTGAGGTCAACGATTTCCTGTTCGTTCACGAAGGCGTAAAGACGAAAACCGAGCGCTTCTACGAGGGCCCTGATCCCGCCGCCGGATTCGATGCCAAGCAATTGCATGATACGCTTTGCCTCGATTACAGTGAATTTCTCCCAGGCCCGTCTGTCGAGCCTCATCGCGACTGTCAGACCATGTTCTCTCTCCACTTCCTGAAACCAGAGCCCGTCGTGCGCAAGCCAGTTCTTGGCGGCGTCCGAGACAAAATCAAGTAGTTCCCGTTTCGTGAGGTCGGCGGGCTTCCTCAGAACGCCTGAAGCGCGTTTACCGGATCTGGATTGTTTTCTCATAGGTGAACCTTGTGATTCTGCCGGCCGGGAGCATTACACGATCGATCCCCTCACGTACTGATTTCGAGCACTCCGGCCCCGTTTATCTTGCTCTCCTTGAGCATTCTCAGAGCCGTGTTTGCGTCTCTCAATGCAAAAACCTGAGTCTGGGTGCTAACGCGAGCACCGTGAGCCTCACCGAGAAGCTCTCTCCCGTCCGCCCTCGTGGAGGCGGTCACACTGCTGAGTTTCTTTTCATAATACAGATGCTTTTCGTAATCGAGCTCGGGAACGGGGCTCATGTGAATGGAGGCGAGCGTCACGGTCCCCCCCTTCTCCACGTGCTCGAGGGCGCGTCTGACGAGGCCGCCTGAGGGGGCGAATATGATGGCGCGCTCCGGCTTCACGGGGGAGACCTCTTCGGCCGTGCCCGACCAAGAAGCCCCCAACTTTCTGGCCAACTCTCTGTGCTCGGCGCTCCTCGAGAAAACGATGACCCTGCAACCGCGTCTCAGAGCCATCTGTATCGTAACGTGAGCCGAGGCACCGAAACCATAGAGAGCAAGGGTCTCGCCCTCTTTCGCCTCGCTCAGCCTGAGAGCCCTGAAGCCAATGATACCCGCGCATAAGAGAGGGGCGACTTCAACGTGAGAATAGCCTGAAGGCAATGCGTAAGAAAACGCTGCCGGCGCAATTGTGAACTCTGCGTAACCGCCGTCTACATCGTAGCCCGTGAACCTGGCATTTTCGCAGAGATTCTCATCGCCTCTCAGGCAGAATCTGCACTTCCCGCAAGTCCAATGAAGCCACGCGATGCCGATCCTGTCGCCGACCTTTGGATTCTCCACGCCCGGACCGCACTTCTGCACGATGCCGACGATCTGATGACCGGGAATGACCGGGCACTTCTTGAGCGGGATGTCTCCTTCTACGGTATGTAAATCTGTGTGACAAATGCCGCAGGCCAGAACCCTGACGAGGACTTCCCCCTCACGGGGTTCCGGGGTCTCCAGCTCCACTTCCTCGAGAGGGTCTTCCTCGATCGGCGCCTGTCTCTTTAGGTGCATGGCTCTCATGGAAGAGTTTTCTTCGGCGCCTCGGGTACGCCATCTAGTCTTTTCGCCGAGCTCACGACCGGAGCAACCGGTGAGGCCTTCCTCCTGCGCAGAAGCCCTAGAGCTCCTGCAAAAGCCTGGCGCTTCAGGAGCTGAATTCCGAAAGCGGGATCCACGCCTTTGGGGCAGGCCTCGGAACAGGCTCCGGCAAAGTGGCAGCGGAAGGCGCCGTGGGGGCTGAACACCACGTCCTTGCGCTCCGCCAAGCCTTCGTCTCTTGAGTCAGCGCTATAGCGGTAAGCCTGGGCCAGCGGTTGCGGGCCAAGATACTTTCTATCCGTGGCGACTGTCGGGCAGGCGGCCATGCAGAGACCGCACTTGATGCAGTACGCGAACTGCAGATAGCGGTCGAGCTCTTCCGCGGACTGGAAAAACTCACCAGTTGGATTATCAAGCTCGGCCAGGTCTTTCCTCAGGGTGTAAGGCTTTACCTCACGATGCTTTTCGAAAAGCACAGAAAGATCAGGCACAAGATCCCTTATGATATCGAAGTTGGGAAGCGGCTTCAGATGTATCACGTCAGACTCGAGTTCCGTGATCTGAGTGTTACAGGCGAGCCGTGGAAAGCTGTTGATGAACATGCCGCACGAACCGCACACACCCATGCGGCACGAGTATCTCCAGGCAAGCGTGCTGTCGAGGGTCTCCTTTATGTAATGAAGCCCGTCGAGCACGGTCGTTCCCTTCTTTACGGAAACCTCGAAGCTATCCACCCTGGGGTGCTTCATGTTCCCGCTATCGTAACGGAGCACCTTGAATTCCACCGTCTTGATAATGTCTTCGGTCCGTTCGGTCTGCTTTGCGCTGACAGCCTCTATCATTTATCCCTCCTCGAAGGTAGCGCCAGGATAGCCCGCCACTCGGATCGGCGCTCGGGCCCGCCGGGCGCAGAGATCGCGCGCTCTATGCGCTCCCTCTCAACAACAAGTAGAATGCAATCGTACCGTAGCTACCCGCGACGAAAAGCACAACGCCAACGAGCACTATCAAGGTCGAAATGATTTTCTCCGCCCTCTCAGACAAAGAAAGCTCAAAGATGATGGTCCTCAGCCCGTACAGCCCGTGATAGAGAGCAGCTCCGAGGAGCACGACGTACATCACGGCGAAGGCAACGCTCGTGCTTCTCCCCGCCACCGAGGACCATGCGAGCACTCCCCCATCACCACCGATCCCCAGAAGTCTGCTCAGATGCATCACAAACATGTGGATACCGAGCGCCACGAGTATGACGAGTCCGGCCAAGAGGTGCCAAGTCCAGAAAGTTGACTCACGCGTTCTCATGTCTTCCCCCGTTCATCTAACCGGGAAACCAAAAAACTCATATCCGCCAAGCAGGACGATGACTGCCGCCACAACCATGACAAGGACAAGAACCGGCCGCTGCCTGCGGACCGAATTCGTGTAAGGATATACTGGTTGGCGCGGGACCCCCAGGAAGAACCCCAATTCAACCAGCACGAGCCTGAGACCGTTCAGGGCGTGGTAGGCAAAAGCCAGATATACAAGAAACTCACCGTACCTGAACACGGGAGACTCAAGAAAACCCATGACCGTCTGCCACGCCTGCTCGCCAAACAACCTGGAAGTGGTAACCAGTATGTGCAGGACAAAGTAAGCCAGAATCCCGAGGCCCGTCAGCCGATGCAGTGTGTAGGCGTACCTTTCGATCCCGTATCTGCCGCCCGAGATCCAGCCCATGAGACCGAGCTTGTTTTGCAGAAACTTGTTCTCTGGCATCATTGCCCTCCGCGTCCATCAACAGTTTACGAGCGCATCAATATTTCCGTTCAACCGGCTTCCAAGTAGTGATCTTCACCTTCTTGTACTCCAACCTTGGTCCCTCCGGCGACCAGAAGGCGAGCGTGTGTTTGAGCCAGACGTCGTCATTTCGCGTCTTGAAGTCGCGCCTGGCATGTGCCCCCCTGGATTCCTCTCTGGTCAGCCCGCCTGTCACCATCACTTCTGCGAGGTCAAGAAGATTCTCCAGCTCGAGCACGTGCACGAGGTTGCTGTTGTAGCTGTGGCTCTTGTCCTTGACGTAGATCCGTTTGAATCTCTCCTTCAGCTCCACGATCTTGGACAGAGCCGTCTTGAGCTCTTCACCTGTTCTGAAGACCCCAACATATTTGTCCATCACCTCACGCAGCTCTCTCTTTATCAAATAGGGATTCTCTCGACCGTCCTTCTTGAGAACTTCTTCGAAAATCCTGCGCTGTTCGACGTCGACGGCAGCCTTGGGTATTGCGGCAGCCGGGCCGCTTTTCATAACGTAGTCTGCGCACTCTTTGCCTGTTATCTTTCCCCACACAAGACACTCGGCAGTTGAGTTGGCCCCCAGTCGGTTCGCGCCGTGCAGACTCACACAGGCGGCTTCTCCGCTGGCCCAGATCCCCTTTACCCTGGTGGCGCCGTTTATGTCCGTTTCGATTCCTCCCATCGAGTAGTGGGCGACCGGCCGAACCGGAATCGGCACGCGCACGGGATCTATGTCGACGAAATCCATGCACACTTCCCTTATCAAGGGCAACCTCTCGTTGATTTTCTCGGCGCCAAGATGTGTGAGGTCGAGATGCAAGTACTCCATGCCTCCCGGCCCCTTGAAGCTTCTTCCAGCTTCGATTTCCGTCATCATCGAACGTGAGATGACGTCCCTCGGAGCGAGTTCCATCTTTTCGGCGGCGTACTTGTCCATGAACCTTTCGCCCTTATTGTTGAGCAGGTAGCCGCCCTCGCCTCTGCACGCTTCTGTAATCAGAATTCCTGTCGGAACAAGGCCCGTCGGATGAAATTGCAGGAACTCCAGGTCTTCAAGGGGAATCCCCGCCCTGTAGACCATGGCCAGGCCGTCGCCCGTCACGGTCTGAGAATATGTCGTGAAACCGAACAGGGTCCCTGCCCCGCCGCTCGCGATGTTGAGCGCCTTGGCCCTGAGCGCACAGAACTTACCCGTGCCCATGTCAAAACCGGTTATGCATCTGAACTCGTTGCCTTCCACGAGGATTGACGTCACAAAGAATTCGTCGTAACGCGTGAAATTCCCGTACTTGAGGAGCGTGTCGTAAAGGGTCTGCATCTCAAAGAAGCCGGTCTTGTCGGAAGCAAGGACCGCCCTCGGAAAACTGTGACCCCCGAAGGGTCTCTGAGCGATCCTGCCGTCCCCTCGTCTCGTCCAGGGAATGCCCCAGTGGTCGAGCTGGAGTATCTCGTTGGGCATCTCATGCACGAAGCGATCTACCACGTCCTGGTCGGCCAGAAAATCACTGCCCTTGACTGTGTCCCAGGCGTGGAGCTCAAAGCTGTCGCCCTCCTCCGGACGGAGCATCGCGGCCGTGCCGCCTTCGGCGCATACGGAGTGGGAGCGCATGAGCTGAACCTTCGAGACAAGACCGATGTTCACCCTTCCACCGCTTACGCGGGATACCTCGACCGCCGCCCTAAGACCGGCCAATCCAGAACCCATGATAAGCAAATCGTGTGTGATGACGTCCGCCATCTATCGCCTCCGTAGGAGTCAGGTTCTCCCGTTGCGGGAAAGCTCTCCGCCAGTGAAAGTCACTCGCGGGACAAAGCGAATGTACAATCATACGATAACTCGGGCAGCCACTCAAGGGCAAAAGCTCCGAGAAATCACGAGCGTCGGCCGTGGTCTGCGGCCCGATTCTTGCGCGGGGGCGACGCCAGGCCGCCGCGAAGTCCCTACCTGGTGGTTGGCCTGCGCTCCGCCTATCGGCAACTCGTGATGCTCTAACTTGTTTGCGTTCTTACAATAAACCGACGGGCCAGAAGTTTCTCTTCGCATAACTGCAATAGTATGCTATAATTACCCTCGTAGAGCAATCGACTCGGCTCTTTTTGAAGAGACGGAAGACCCCCAGGCGGCGACATGTTCAGTCCGCCCACGCTTGGTTGATTTTCTCACCTGTCAGGACGGAGGAATTCGAGATGAAGAAAGTGCTAGCGTTGGTCAGCGTCGGTCTATTCTTAGTCCTAGCGGCGGGCGCCGCACTTGCGCTCGACAACATCGTCAATATTCACGTGAACGACGTGAACGGCAACCCGGTTGCTCCTTATGCCGTTGGCACGACGATAAACATCGACGGCATAATCACGGCGGAGTTTACGAAGCCGGGTGTCGCTTACTCGAGAGCGTTCATCCAGGACGAAACCGGCGGCATCAATCTCTACTCTGCCAGTACACATACCTGCTTCGTGGTTGGAGATGATGTATCAATCACCGCGACCGTCGGCGTGTACAACGGTATGATCGAGGCGGTCTACTCGTCATACACCATCAACAGCT is a genomic window containing:
- a CDS encoding succinate dehydrogenase/fumarate reductase flavoprotein subunit; its protein translation is MADVITHDLLIMGSGLAGLRAAVEVSRVSGGRVNIGLVSKVQLMRSHSVCAEGGTAAMLRPEEGDSFELHAWDTVKGSDFLADQDVVDRFVHEMPNEILQLDHWGIPWTRRGDGRIAQRPFGGHSFPRAVLASDKTGFFEMQTLYDTLLKYGNFTRYDEFFVTSILVEGNEFRCITGFDMGTGKFCALRAKALNIASGGAGTLFGFTTYSQTVTGDGLAMVYRAGIPLEDLEFLQFHPTGLVPTGILITEACRGEGGYLLNNKGERFMDKYAAEKMELAPRDVISRSMMTEIEAGRSFKGPGGMEYLHLDLTHLGAEKINERLPLIREVCMDFVDIDPVRVPIPVRPVAHYSMGGIETDINGATRVKGIWASGEAACVSLHGANRLGANSTAECLVWGKITGKECADYVMKSGPAAAIPKAAVDVEQRRIFEEVLKKDGRENPYLIKRELREVMDKYVGVFRTGEELKTALSKIVELKERFKRIYVKDKSHSYNSNLVHVLELENLLDLAEVMVTGGLTREESRGAHARRDFKTRNDDVWLKHTLAFWSPEGPRLEYKKVKITTWKPVERKY